In Scophthalmus maximus strain ysfricsl-2021 chromosome 5, ASM2237912v1, whole genome shotgun sequence, a single window of DNA contains:
- the LOC118310980 gene encoding activated CDC42 kinase 1-like isoform X6, with protein MCSASPTLWKISSVRSTPCTPWTTRTSFASTVTELAPLGSLLERLRCVRPQGPVLIHTLCQYAVQVACGMAYLEQRRFIHRDLAARNILLASAQRVKIGDFGLMRALPNNHEHYVMQEHRKVPFAWCAPESLKTRTFSHATDTWMFGVTLWEMFTHGQEPWLGLNGSQILHKIDKECERLPKPEDCPQDIYNVMLQCWAQKPDDRPTFVSLREFLLETMPTDMCALQDFDEPDKLQIVINDVITIIEGRAENYWWRGQNKRTLKVGQFPRNVVTSVAGLSAHDISRPLKNSFIHTGHGDSNPRRCWGFPDRIDELYLGNPMDPPDVLGLDLSGTRPTQLPGRTKKPCYDPVNEDEDLTSAGLKRLSLRKTGSVKSLKIKPAAWVSASKQGISRVSGSGYNPKSEVSLIDFGEEFPPSTPSPSPVVEIQIPSLAKLALEAENIMDRTPPQSPCRSLPRPLHPTPVVDWDARPLPPPPAYDDVAQDEDDMEVSSINSSEQQHEEERSDVRNPDEADVALSSGQTMQLEALVSRGPDRLGLEDNLFLPSKQSQDQSTSFSQSVEIFQELQQECMRRLNVPTGTAARSSSPSQTSASLPHSPQTSNEDKPQIPPRVPIPPRPIKRGDYTSARWSRDLSLSPTPADATEEVLVLEMNRPPQIPPRDPLSQPGSRTPSPMGLLVGSPQQRVYSVSPTAMQAPLTSCPPTHTYGSYLSTSPGKLMPTTHSFASDPKYAAPKVIQAQGKDPASKGPCILPIVRDGRKVSSTHYYLLPERPPYLDRYDRFFREAESLPASCVEERHVRQANTATVRPMVVSSQAVQGHAQGQGLVQPGELKANFSSNNNSSLGGPRSGMRTSLSLPRVCSDGLTAPVVTASCTRTDGGGNTADRVKMVQDAVHGVTIEECQAALHNWNVQKAVQYLKVEQLFCLGLRSRSECLKLLEMCDWNLEVASTHMLDNYGSTRQRYSSVLYSHFTGQGFPQKIIK; from the exons GAACATCCTATTGGCCTCAGCTCAACGAGTGAAGATCGGTGACTTTGGCCTGATGAGGGCGCTGCCTAACAACCATGAGCACTACGTCATGCAGGAGCATCGCAAGGTCCCCTTTGCATG GTGTGCCCCAGAGAGTCTGAAGACCAGAACGTTCTCCCACGCGACAGATACGTGGATGTTTGGAGTCACGCTCTGGGAGATGTTCACACATGGTCAGGAGCCCTGGCTGGGTCTCAACGGGAGCCAG ATTCTGCACAAGATTGATAAAGAATGTGAACGCCTCCCCAAGCCAGAGGACTGTCCGCAGGATATCTATAATGTCATGCTGCAGTGCTGGGCACAGAAACCAGACGACAGACCTACTTTTGTTTCCCTGAGAGAGTTCCTGCTTGAG accaTGCCCACAGACATGTGTGCTCTTCAGGACTTTGATGAGCCTGACAAACTGCAGATCGTGATCAACGATGTCATCACCATAATAGAGGGAAG GGCGGAGAACTACTGGTGGCGAGGTCAAAACAAGCGCACTCTCAAAGTCGGACAGTTCCCCAGAAATGTGGTGACATCAGTGGCGGGTTTGTCAGCTCATGATATCAGCCGGCCGCTGAAGAACAGCTTCATCCACACAGGACACGGAGACTCCAACCCTCGCCGCTGCTGGGGCTTCCCTGACAGGATTGATGA gctGTACCTCGGGAATCCCATGGATCCTCCTGATGTTCTGGGTTTGGATCTTAGCGGCACTCGGCCCACACAGCTGCCAGGACGAACGAAAA AGCCTTGCTACGATCCAGTAAATGAGGATGAAGATCTGACCTCTGCGGGGTTAAAGAGATTATCACTTCGAAAAACGGGCTCTGTCAAAAGCTTAAAAATCAAACCCGCTGCATGGGTCTCTGCCTCCAAACAGGGGATAAGCCGGGTTTCGGGCTCAGGCTACAACCCCAAGAGTGAAGTGTCCCTCATTGACTTTGGGGAGGAGTTCCCCCCATCcacaccctccccctcccctgtggTTGAAATCCAGATCCCCTCACTGGCGAAGCTGGCTTTGGAAGCAGAGAACATCATGGACCGGACTCCTCCTCAAAGTCCATGTAGATCGTTGCCCCGCCCCCTGCACCCCACACCAGTAGTGGATTGGGATGCACGACCAttgcccccacccccagccTATGATGACGTGGCCCAAGACGAAGATGATATGGAG GTGAGCTCAATCAAcagctcagagcagcagcatgaagAAGAGCGGAGTGATGTTCGTAACCCAGACGAGGCTGATGTTGCTCTCTCCTCTGGACAGACGATGCAGCTTGAGGCTCTTGTCTCCAGGGGTCCAGACAGACTGGGATTGGAGGATAACCTCTTTCTCCCCAGCAAGCAGAGCCAGGACCAGTCCACGTCTTTCTCCCAGTCTGTAGAAATCTTCCAAGAACTCCAGCAGGAGTGCATGAGGAGGCTCAATGTACCGACAGGAACCGCTGCTCGGTCAAGCTCGCCGTCCCAGACCTCAGCGTCGCTTCCCCACTCTCCTCAGACCTCCAATGAAGACAAACCCCAGATCCCCCCACGTGTCCCTATCCCCCCTCGCCCCATAAAAAGGGGCGACTACACATCTGCTCGCTGGTCAAGGGATCTTTCTCTGTCCCCGACACCAGCAGACGCCACAGAGGAAGTTTTAGTCCTGGAAATGAACCGACCACCTCAGATCCCTCCAAGGGACCCTTTGTCCCAGCCGGGCTCTAGGACTCCTAGCCCCATGGGCCTGTTGGTCGGCTCCCCCCAGCAGAGAGTCTACTCTGTCAGCCCCACTGCCATGCAGGCTCCCCTCACGTCctgcccccccacacacacctatgGCTCCTacctctccacctctccagGTAAACTCATGCCTACCACACACAGCTTTGCCTCAGATCCTAAATACGCTGCACCCAAAGTCATCCAGGCGCAGGGGAAGGACCCTGCCAGTAAAGGCCCCTGTATACTTCCCATTGTACGTGATGGACGTAAAGTGAGCAGCACCCACTATTACCTCCTGCCGGAGAGGCCGCCATACCTTGACCGATACGACCGCTTcttcagagaggcagagagccTCCCTGCCAGCTGTGTGGAGGAAAGGCATGTACGGCAAGCTAACACCGCCACAGTCAGACCCATGGTGGTCAGCAGCCAGGCTGTCCAGGGACACGCCCAGGGACAGGGCCTTGTCCAGCCCGGTGAGCTGAAGGCTAATTTctcctccaacaacaacagcagtctTGGTGGACCACGGTCAGGGATGAGGACATCGCTAAGTCTCCCTCGCGTCTGTTCAGATGGGTTGACAGCACCAGTGGTCACTGCATCCTGTACcaggacagatggaggagggaaTACAGCTGACAGGGTCAAAATG GTGCAGGATGCAGTTCACGGTGTCACGATAGAGGAGTGCCAAGCTGCCCTCCACAACTGGAACGTCCAGAAGGCTGTGCAATACCTAAAG GTGGAGCAGTTGTTCTGTTTGGGTCTGAGGAGCAGGTCAGAGTGTCTCAAGCTGCTGGAGATGTGTGACTGGAACCTGGAGGTGGCCAGCACTCACATGTTAGATAACTATGGATCTACAAGGCAGAGGTACAGTTCAGTGCTCTATAGTCATTTTACAGGTCAAGGCTTCccacagaaaataataaaataa